A section of the Phacochoerus africanus isolate WHEZ1 chromosome 4, ROS_Pafr_v1, whole genome shotgun sequence genome encodes:
- the LOC125124038 gene encoding olfactory receptor 5L1-like, translating into MGKENCTSVTEFLLLGFSEVPELRVFLVLVFLVIYGVTVLGNLGMVGLIQVSPRLHTPMYFFLSHLSFVDFSYSTIIVPKMLANIINKDKAISFLGCVVQFYLFCLCVVTEVILLAVMAYDRFVAICNPLLYKVTMSRNVCVELVSCCYLCGTVCSLIHLRLALKIPSYRSNVINHFFCDLPPLLSLACSDVTMNQLVLYIVATFNETISSVIILTSYLFVLITILRMHSAEGRSKAFSTCASHLTAIIVFHGTILFIYCRPNSGNKSMATDKVATVFYTVVIPMLNPLIYSLRNKDVKEALRRVFSQRTFS; encoded by the coding sequence ATGGGCAAGGAAAACTGCACCTCTGTCACAGAGTTCCTTCTCCTTGGATTCTCCGAGGTCCCCGAGTTGAGGGTCTTCCTCGTCCTGGTGTTTCTTGTCATCTACGGAGTCACCGTCCTGGGTAACCTGGGCATGGTTGGGCTGATTCAGGTCAGCCCTCgactccacacccccatgtacttcttcctcagccacttgTCCTTTGTGGATTTCTCTTATTCCACCATCATTGTGCCCAAGATGCTGGCTAACATCATAAACAAAGACAAAGCCATTTCCTTCCTGGGGTGTGTTGTGCAATTCTACTTGTTTTGCTTATGTGTGGTAACTGAGGTCATCCTGCTGgccgtgatggcctatgaccgctttgtggccatctgcaaccccCTCTTGTACAAGGTCACCATGTCCCGAAATGTCTGTGTGGAGCTGGTGTCTTGTTGCTACCTGTGTGGGACTGTGTGTTCTCTGATTCACCTGCGTTTAGCTCTTAAGATCCCATCCTACAGATCAAATGTGATCAACCACTTCTTTTGTGATCTGCCCCCTCTCTTATCTCTTGCTTGCTCTGATGTCACTATGAATCAACTGGTGTTGTACATTGTGGCCACGTTCAATGAGACCATCTCCAGTGTCATCATCCTCACCTCCTACTTGTTCGTTCTCATCACCATCCTGAGGATGCACTCTGCGGAGGGAAGGTCCAAAGCCTTTtccacctgtgcctcccacctcACAGCCATCATTGTCTTTCATGGAACAATCCTTTTCATTTATTGCCGACCCAATTCTGGCAACAAGAGTATGGCCACTGACAAAGTGGCCACGGTGTTCTACACTGTGGTGATACCCATGCTGAATCCCCTGatctacagtctgaggaacaAGGATGTGAAAGAAGCGCTCAGAAGAGTATTTTCCCAGAGAACATTTTCCTAG
- the LOC125124455 gene encoding LOW QUALITY PROTEIN: olfactory receptor 5D13-like (The sequence of the model RefSeq protein was modified relative to this genomic sequence to represent the inferred CDS: inserted 2 bases in 1 codon; deleted 1 base in 1 codon), with amino-acid sequence MAAEIGSRRLVQGAEVFSPTAIPDLAEGDQSAGATCTLLSFSEYPDLQVPLFLVXFTIYTVTVTGPLGMIAIIRVSPNLQTPVYYFLSHLSFIDFCYCPIVTPKLFKNLVVEDRTLSIVFIMHFFVLCLFAVAGTVMLAVIAYDQFVAVCQPLLYTVVMSPELCASLVAGPYPWGIVASLMLTYFLLALSFCGSNIMNNSVWEHSVIVSVSCSDPSTSQVLCFVIAIFNEGISLVIILTTYISIFVTILKMPSAGGHRKAFSTCASHLTAITLFHGTVLFLYCVPKSKSEWLIVKVGSVFQAVVIPMLNPPIYSLRNKDVKESARKLMNRLIQCC; translated from the exons ATGGCTGCAGAAATTGGCTCCCGGAGGCTGGTCCAAGGTGCAGAGGT attttctccaaCAGCAATCCCGGATTTAGCTGAAGGAGATCAGAGTGCTGGGGCCACTTGCACCCTCTTGAGCTTCTCAGAATATCCTGACCTCCAGGTTCCCTTGTTCCTGGT GTTCACCATCTACACGGTCACCGTGACTGGGCCTCTGGGCATGATTGCCATCATCAGGGTCAGTCCCAATCTGCAAACTCCCGTGTACTATTTTCTCAGCCACCTGTCCTTTATTGACTTCTGTTATTGCCCCATAGTTACACCCAAACTCTTCAAGAACTTGGTTGTAGAAGACAGAACTCTCTCCATCGTATTCATCATGCACTTCTTCGTATTGTGCTTATTTGCAGTGGCAGGAACAGTCATGTTGGCAGTGATAGCCTATGACCAATTTGTGGCAGTTTGTCAGCCTCTTCTCTACACGGTGGTCATGTCTCCAGAGCTCTGTGCATCATTAGTGGCTGGACCCTACCCGTGGGGTATAGTCGCTTCCCTGATGCTCACCTATTTCCTCCTGGCATTGTCCTTCTGTGGGTCTAACATCATGAATAATTCTGTCTGGGAGCACTCTGTCATTGTGTCTGTCTCCTGCTCT GACCCCTCCACCAGCCAAGTGCTTTGTTTTGTCATCGCCATATTTAATGAGGGGATCAGCCTGGTAATTATCCTCACTACTTACATATCCATTTTTGTCACTATCCTAAAAATGCCTTCTGCTGGTGGGCACCGGAAAGCCTTCTCTACCTGTGCCTCCCATCTCACCGCCATCACCCTTTTCCACGGGACGGTCCTATTCCTTTATTGTGTACCCAAATCCAAAAGCGAGTGGCTCATAGTCAAAGTGGGTTCTGTATTTCAGGCAGTGGTGATTCCCATGCTGAATCCTCCGATCTACAGCCTCAGGAACAAAGATGTGAAAGAGAGTGCCAGGAAGTTAATGAATCGCTTAATACAATGTTGCTGA
- the LOC125124039 gene encoding olfactory receptor 5D13-like produces the protein MMLSEGNQSIIPTFTPLGFSEYPDLQVPLFLVFLSVYTVTVVGNLGVMITIRINSKLHTIMYFFLSHLSFVDFCCSTTVTPKLLENLIVEDRTISFFGCITQFCFACIFGVTETFLLASMAYDRFVAVHNPLLYSTAMSQKLCVLLVAGSYSWGIVCSLTLTYFLLALSYHESNIMNNFICDHSVIVSVSCSDPYISEILCFIIAVFNEACSLMIILTSYILIFITVMRMPSASGRQKTFSTCASHLTAITIFHGTILFLYCIPNPKNSWLTVKVASVFYTVVIPMLNPLIYSLRNKDVKITFRRLVVTKFLHHSM, from the coding sequence ATGATGTTATCAGAAGGAAATCAGAGTATCATACCCACATTTACTCCTCTGGGTTTTTCAGAATATCCGGACCTCCAGGTTCCGCTCTTCCTGGTTTTCTTGTCTGTCTACACAGTCACCGTGGTTGGGAATCTGGGCGTGATGATCACCATCAGGATCAATTCAAAGCTCCACACGATCATGTACTTTTTCCTTAGTCACTTGTCCTTTGTAGATTTCTGTTGTTCTACCACAGTCACACCTAAATTATTGGAGAACTTGATTGTGGAGGACAGGACCATATCTTTCTTTGGGTGCATTACGCAGTTTTGCTTTGCTTGCATATTTGGAGTAACAGAGACTTTCCTGTTAGCATCGATGGCCTATGACCGTTTTGTGGCCGTGCATAACCCTTTGCTCTATAGCACTGCCATGTCTCAGAAGCTTTGTGTTCTGCTGGTGGCTGGGTCTTACTCCTGGGGTATAGTGTGTTCCCTCACACTCACATATTTTCTTCTTGCATTATCCTATCATGAGTCTAACATCATGAATAATTTTATCTGTGACCACTCAGTAATTGTTTCTGTCTCCTGCTCAGACCCTTATATCAGTGAGATACTCTGCTTTATTATTGCTGTATTCAATGAGGCATGCAGCCTGATGATTATTCTGACATCTTATATACTCATTTTTATCACCGTTATGAGGATGCCCTCTGCAAGCGGACGCCAGAAAACCTTCTCTACCTGTGCCTCCCACCTGACAGCTATCACCATCTTCCATGGAACCATCCTTTTCCTTTACTGTATCCCTAACCCTAAAAACTCTTGGCTCACAGTGAAAGTGGCCTCTGTGTTTTACACAGTGGTGAttcccatgctgaaccccttgaTCTACAGCCTTCGGAACAAAGATGTAAAAATCACATTCAGAAGATTGGTCGTCACAAAATTTCTTCATCACTCAATGTAA